The genomic interval GGCAGTTGCACGAGCGCTACGCGACCTGTCGGCGCATCGCGGTCGGCGTCTCGGTGCTGGACCCGCAGGACGCGTCGGTGACCGGGTTCCACCGGGTCCTGCCTCGCGACGACCCGGAGACCGCGCGCCCCGACCTGGCCGTGGCGGCGGGCATGACCACGGTGCCCGTCGTCGGCGTGGCATTGGCCCCGGGGCAGTCCGAATACGGTGCCGCCCGGCGTCATCGGTCGGTCCACGAGGCATTGGAACGCTGGCTGGGCGAGCTCGACTGCGCCCGCCTCGCGATCGATACGAGGCTGGCCTCCGACGACTGGCGGCAGTGCGCGACACCCGATCAGCTCGCCTCGATATTCGCCCGGCTGGATGCGGTGATCACGACCCGCCTGCACGGTCTGGTCTTCGGATTGCGCGCCGGGGTCCCGGTGCTGGCGGCGGATCCGGTCGCCGGTGGCGGCAAGGTCACCGCGCAGGCGCGGGCGCTGGACTGGCCCGCGCTGGTATCCGCCGACCAGACCCTCGATCGGGATCGGCTCGACCGCTGGTGGCAGTGGTGCCTGTCGCCCGCGGGACGGGAACGTGCCGGTCGGCGCGAGTTCGTCGCCACCGAGCCGCTGGCCGGCAAGCTGCTCGACGAATTGCTCACGCGTCGGTGAACGTCGCGCCGACCTCGATCATCCGCTCGACCGCGTGCGCCGGGTCCACCAATCCTTCCGGGGTGTGCAGGCCCGCCGCCACGGGGTCCCCGCGCAGTCCCAGCAGTCGTTCGGCGCCGAGTGCGACACCGAGCGCGGTCAGCGGGCGTTGTCCGGCCGGATGGAAGAGGTAGCGGCTACGGGTCAGCGACGTTCCCGCGGGACCTACGCCCGCCAGCTCGATGCGGGTCTCGAGGGAGGGAGGCCCGCCACGGCGCCGACTCGCGGATTCGCCGACGGCGAAGTCGAAGCGGACCTCCGGCGCGCCGGTCGCCAGCGCCAGGCTCGGCACGTCGAGGATGGGAATGGTCCGGCCGGGCAGCGACGTGCCATCGATCCTGCGCACCTCCGCCCCTGCCTGCTCCTCCGGCAGCCAGGTGAAGACCCCGTCGCGGCGGATCAGCCCGGCCGAGGTCGCTGCCAGCAAACGCTCCAGATCGGCGATCGCGGCGGGCCCACCGGCGTCGGTCTCGTCCAGCACCGCGCCGATCCGGATGGCGTCGACTCGGTCGAACTCGCGGGCGAAGTGCAGGGTCGCGAGCACGACGAGACCGGCGAGATAGTGACTGGCCAGCAGGATCGGAGCCGCGCCCGGCCGCTGCGCGCCCGCGACGACCTCCGGTCCGATATCCACCAGGCCGCTGGAGATGCCCAGATACGGCACGGCATTGCGCTGCGCGTAACGCAATCCGTGCAGCTGCGCGTCCCACACCGCCGCGATCACCGCCGAATACGCGGGTTCGGCGGGCAGGCCGAGGTCGCTACGCCGCAGGTCGAGGGTCACCGCGGTGGCATTGCCGAGGTCCGCGGCGACCCGCGCCGCACGCTCCGCGTTGCGCCCGGCGATGGTCAGCGGCAACCGCGGATGCCACTGCCGCAGCAACGCCGCCGCGCCGCCTCCCGCCTGGCCGGAACCGCCCATGATCAGTACCGATTTCGATTGTGCCACTGGTGGAGTCCTCTCTCGGTGTTAACCTACAATTTGTAGTCTACATTTTGTAGCTATACTGGGCGGCAAACGCAAGGAGGATCGTGAAAAGGTCACCGGCTCGCCTGTCCAAGCAGGCGCGGCGAGAGCAGTTGCTCGACACGGCCATGGCGGTGGTGCGCGCCCACGGCGCCGACCGATTGACCCTGCCGACCCTCGCCGAGGCCGCCGGAGTGAGCCGGCCGATCGTCTACGACCACTTCGACACCCGCCCGCGCCTGCTGCTCGCCCTGTACCGACGCCTCGACGAACGCCACCGCGCCGCCACCGAACAGGCCCTGCGGGATGCCGCGCCGGAACCCCGCGAGATCGCTCGGGTCATGAGCGCCGCCTACTTCGCCTGCGCCACCGACATGCCGGAATTCAACGCCATTTCCGCGGCGCTGAAAGGAGATCCGGAGATGGAGGCGATCCAACACGAACTGCTCGACGGCTACACGGCGATGATGGCCGCCGCACTGGCCCCACACTCCGATCTCACCGCCGAGGCGCTGCGCCTGCGGTGCACCGGCGTGCTGGGCGCCGCCGAAGCGATCGCCACGGAGTTGAACCACGGCCGCACGACCGCCTCCGAGGCCGCCGCCGCCCTCGCCGACCTGATCGTCGGCAGCACGGCCGCCGCGAAACCGCGCTCGGCCCAGCGCAATTAGGGGGGCCGCTACGATCGTGGCCGTGTCACCCCCAGACAGCCGGCGTCACGGCTCCACATCGGACTGGTCCACCTATCCGAACATCCGCACGGTTCTGGCGGTCACGCACAATACGACGGCAGCGTCCCGGCTCTTCGATACTCTCGACCTGCTCGCGGCGGATCCACGAATCCGTATCGAATTCTCCTGCCCGGGGTCGTCGTACTTCGACACGGATCTCGCGTCGTTTCTCACCGACCGCGGTGTCCTAGCGATTCCGTGGCAGCAGGCGATGGCGGACGAGTTCGATCTCGCGATATCGGCGAGTTATGGCGGAGAATTACACCGCCTGCGCGCGCCATTGATTGTCATGCCACACGGTGCGGGATACAATAAATTACTCCACAAACCACAAACCACAAACCACAAACCACAAACCACAAACCACAAACCAGTATTCGGATTATCTCCCGAATGGTTGCTGCACGCGGGGCGCGTCGTCCCGTCGGTGATCGTGCTTTCACACACCGAGCAGGTGGAGCGTCTACGGCAGTCGTGTCCGGCGGCCGCGCCCAGGTCGCTCGTTGCCGGTGACATCTGCTTCGATCGACTGCGAGCGAGTATGCCGTTGCGGCCGAGTTACCGCCGTAGTTACGGTCTCCGCCGCGGGCAGCGCCTGATCGTCGTATCGACGACGTGGGGCAAGGATTCACTCCTGGGCACCGCCCCGGATCTACCACGCACAATCGCCGCGGCGTTACCGTCGGACGAATATCGGACAGTACTCGCACTGCATCCGAATATCCGCTCGTTCCATTCCCGCTGGCAGGTCGCGGAGTATCTGGCGGGAGTCGCACGGGCGGGCGTCGATGTTCTGGACAGTGTGCGGGATTGGCGCACGGCGGTCGCCGCCGCCGACCTGGTCATCGGTGACCATGGGTCCATTCCGTTCTATGCCGCCGCGGCGGGTATTCCGGTCTTGCTCGCCGCGGCGCCGTTGCCTGCCGTCGACCCCGTTTCACCCGTCGCCCAGCTACTGCGAACGGCGCCGAAACTCGACATCGCCACAGATATCGAGCGGCAGGTGGAGCGAACCATCTCATCCCACAATCCACAGGAATACGCCGAGCTGTCCGCGCTCGCGACGTCCGAACCAGGTGGCGGCGCGGCAACGCTGCGCGCCGCGGTCTATCGCGCACTGCGCCTGCCCGAACCCGCCGAACCCGCCGTCACCTCGGTGCTTCCGCTGCCCGAACGCGCCCTCGGCGGCCCGAATGCCCATGTCGTGCATGTCGACATCGCTGCCGATCGGTCGGCGACGATCACCCGCTTCCCCGCCGAACGCCTCCACACCGACCTGCCCAACGGCGCGGGCACGCACCTGGCGGTGGGTGTGACCGAAACGCACGCCCAGTGGCTGTACTCCGCCGATGTCCTGATCGGGGACACGGGCGCGGATACCGAGGGGTGGGTTGCCGAATCGCTGTCCCGGCTACCCGGGTGCGCGCTGGCCACGGCACCGACACCGGACGGCGACTGGCTGGTGGGCGACAGAACATCGCTGCTGCGCGTGGCCGCTTCCGATCCCGCGCACCACTTGTTCGCCTCCGTGGCGTACCAGCTCATCAGCCGAGGGCGGACACTGGGCGAACTGACAGGTCGGTGGATGATCCGCTGCGCCACAAGTAGTTTCGTCGTCACCGTCGCCGACGCGGCATGACCGTTACTCCGCCGACACGGTATCGATCTTCTCCTGCACCCCGGCGGCGATGGCGCGGAATGCGAGGTCGGAGTAGATCGCCTGCCCGGCTCGGTAGCGTTCCAGCGCCGCCGCCCGGTTCCCCGCCGCGCTCGCGCAATCGCCCAACGCCACAAGGATTTCCGCCTCGTCGAACCGTCGCCGTCGTTGCCGCATCACAGTGCGTGCGCTCTGCAGCAGATCCTCGGCCTCGCCGACCGCACCGCCTTGCTCGAGCAGTTTCCGTCCGCGCCAAGCCAGGATCTTCGCGACATTGTCCGGTTCGGGCCGCTGCGCCGCGGCGAAAAAGTTCTGGGCGTCCGCGAGCAAGGTCAGCGCCGGACCCGGCTCCTCCACCTTCGCCCGGTGCAACGCCGCCAGCGCCAGTCTGCGACCGTCGCCGATCCCGCGAGCGAGTTCGTAGTTGTGCCGCAAGGTGTCTCGCGCTTCCACGACTGCTCCGCCGACGAGCTGCGCCAGCCCGAGTCCTTCCAGCGCGGACGCCTCCAACTGAGCGGCGAGGCGGGAGGCCGGCAGCATCCGCGCGGCCTGGACCCCGCGTTCGAAAGACGCCGCCGCGGGCGACGCCTCCTGTCGCCAGTAATGCACGAAACCCGCCTGCGTGTGCAGAAAACTCGCCGCCTCCGCCATGGTCGACCGCTCCGCCGCGGTGATGCCGTGCGCGTTGACCGCGAGCATCGCATCGAGGCGTTTGTCCTGTTCCTGGAACGGCCACAGCAGCACACACCACCGCACGACGAGCGCGTCACGGTCGGCGCCCAGCGCGTACTCCAGCGCGACCACCAGATTGTCGTGTTCACGTCGCAGCCACTCGCGCGCGCCGTCCGCATCGGTGAACTCGCCGGTGCCCGGCCCGGGAAACCGCACGGAGGGAAACAGCAGGTTCCGCCACGGCCGGTTGGGCGCGAGCAGCGTGTCCGCGGCCTTCAGGCCGCGGTCGTAGTAGTCGATCAGGCGTTCTTCGCGGCGGTCGCGCTCGCTGTCGGCGAGCCCGCGCGCATGCACGCGAACCAGATCGTTGATCTCGTAACCGTGCTCGCGTTCGGCGATGAGGTGCAGGTTCGCCAGTTCGATTGCGCACCAGTCGACTTCGTCGGCCGGCAGATTCAGCGCCGCGGTCAGGGCCGCTGCGGACAGTGTCCCGGCATGCGATCGCAGGCCGAGTGCCCGGTAGCATTCCCGGGCGGTCTCCGACAGGGACGTGTACGCGGCATCGAAGATCTCCGGCAACGACAGCGCCGTCGACCGCCGCCGATCGCTGCTCAGCAGATCCGCGAACGAGCCGATCCGCCGCGCGGGGTGCTGCGCGATCATGCTCCCCACCACACACAACGCGAACGGCATGGCGGCGCAGAGGGCGACGATCCGCCCCACGGCGTCCGGCTCCGCGGCGACTCGCTGCGGACCGACTATCCGGCCGAGCAGAGCGCGCGCCTCGTCACCGGGCAGCGGATCCAGCTCGAACACGCGCCCTCCCCGGCTCAGGTCCGCGGCGGAGTTCCGCCCGGTCACCACGATCAGCGATCCGCCGTCGGCCGGTTCGAGCCACGACACCTGGGCCGCGGTGGCGGCGCCGTCCAGCACGACCAGCATGCGGCGACCGCGCGTGAGGGTGAGGTAGTGGCCGTGCCGCGCTTCCGCGAGGTCGGGCAGGTCCTCGCGCCGAACACCCAGTGCCACAAGGCTGTTGGCGAGCAGATCGGGGATCGACGTCGTGTCCGAGAGCCGATGGTAGAGCTGCCCACCGTGATAGTCCTCGGCGAGGCGATGCATCAACTCCGTCACCACGGCGGTCTTCCCGACGCCCGGTAAACCCTTGATGACCACCGTCGCATTCCCCGCCGCCCCCGCCGCATGGTCCTCGACCGCCGCCAGCACCGCCTGGCGATCCACGAAATTGCCGTTCCGCGGCGGGATCTGCCTCGGTACGTCCACCACCACACACCTCCCCTGCGCCGCACGCAGCCTACCCGAGTGGACCCCCCGCCGGAATGCCGACGCGCACAGCCGCACGACCGGGCGCGGCGCCCGGACCGTGCGGCTCGGCCCGCGCCGACCACCGGACGTCGCTACACCATGAGCGAGGCGCTGGAGCCGGAGCGCATGATGTGGTCGATGTGGATCTGGCGCGCGATGAACCGCCCGTTCTCGACATTGGCTGAAATCGCCGCGGGAGCAAGGGAATTGCCGTCTGGCAGGCCGGCGTAGTAGAGCCCCGGTATCGATCCGAGGATGCCCTTCTGCTGGATGGGTACGCCGTGCTCGTCGAGTGCGCGTCCGGGCAGGATCGCGTAATCGGGCCCGAAGCCGGTGCACCAGATGATCGTGCCGATGTGGTGGCGGGCCAGGTCGAGAGTCGGTCCGAAATCGGTGATGTGGTCGGTGCGCACCGTCGGTGCGGGGTGCTGCTCGGGCGCGACGAAACCCCGTCGACGCAGCCCGGTGTCGATCGTGTCGAGCACTTCTCGCAGCGAGCGCGCGGCGTCCCGCGCGATTTCCTCGACATTGTCCGCCAGCTCCAGGACGTGCCCCCGGGCAGCGCGCGTGGAGCCGACCAATGTCACGCCCTTTTCCGCCAGCGTGCCCAAGTTGAGCTCTCCGGCACCGTCTTTCACGGCTGTGACGGGCAAGCCCGGCAGTCGGCGCCGGTCCTCGCCGACATGCCGAGGGTCCGGGGTGACGAAATCGTCGTAGAGGGAGAAGACGTACATCCACTCGTGGATCGTGCGGCCGCGGTAGTGGCGCGGGTAGGTGCGATGCCGCCCGACCGACAGGAAGACACGACGTCCCCGATCGGCCAGTTCGTCGGCGATCTGCTGGCCGCTGATTCCCGCGCCCACCACCAGGACGGCGCCGTCGGGCAGGGATTCCGGATTGCGGTAGTCTCGCGAATGCAGCTGCACCACAACGGGGTCGACGTCGGAGGCCAGGCCCGGAACCCGAGGTTTCGCGTAACCGCCCACTGCCGCAACGAGATTGCGCGACTCCACCACTCCGCCGGTGGCCAGGTGCGTCCGAAATCGCACCTCGTCGCCGTCGTGGGCGGTTGCGGGGCATTCGACCTCGCGCACCGGTGTGTGCTGCCGTACCCGCAGCTTCCGCCGCGCCACGTAGCGGCGTAGATGCTCGGCCAGTTCCGGCCCCGACATGAATCCGTTCGGGTCGTCACCGTCGTAATCCCAGCCCGGAAACCGCACCGACCGATTCCCGCTGCCCACCAGCAGGCTGTCCCACCGTTCGTGGGCCCACGCCTGGCCGATCTCGGCCCGCTCCAGCACGACCGCCTCGCGCCCGATGTCCTGCAGCGCCGCGGCGACTCCGCATCCCTGCTGGCCGGCGCCGATGATCACCGTCTCGCAATATTCGACATCCACCCGAATCAATCCTTCCGAGGTCAGTAGAGCCAGCCAGTTGTTAGGCTTGCCTTACCGAATCATCTGAAGTCGGGTGGAGATCAAGTCCACGACGAGACGAACGGTGTGTGACATGAGTGACGCCCCGAACCATCCCGATGAGCTGGTCGGGATCGGTGCGGCTGCCCGCCGCTACGGTCTGGCCGAATCCGCGCTGCGCTACTGGGAACAGCGCGGCCTGCTGCGCCCGGCCCGGCGCCGGTCCCGCTGGCGACTGTACGGACCGGAGGAGTTGCACCGCATCGGGCTCATTCACATGTGGCGCGAGACCGGCCGGCTGAACCTCGACGAGATCGAACAGATCCTCACCGCGCGCAACGACAACTGGCGCCGCGCCGTCCGCGGCCGCATCGCCGCCATCGAGCAACAACAGCAGCGCCTCGCCGCCGCGCGGGCACACCTCGAGCACCTACTCCACTGCCCCGACGACAACCCCGCCGAGCAGTGCCCCTATCTCCGCGAAATGACCGCGGCCCGAGCGGTTTCGACAAGCAACCGTGACGCATAGGAGGAACTGCGGCAGCCGGGACTTGACCTGAAGCACAGTAGAGGTTCTAGGTTCGCGACCTAACTCGACGCCTGACCACTACGAAAGGTTCCACCATGGCAGTGACACCGCCGCGAGCCCGCAGGTTCGGCTCGGAGATCGGCTCCGACGCCGTCCGCTTCGGCGACCGGATCCTCATCGCCCCCGCTCTGGACAAAGCGGCCGGAGAGTCGATGAGCGCCTACACGACGTTCCTCTACGCCGGCGCCCGCGCCGACCTTCCGGCACCCTATGCGGAAATCTGGGTCGTCCTCGACGGAACACTGCGTGTAGGCGGCGAGGGCGACGCCGTAACCGTGGGCGCAGGTGACTTCGTGCACGTTCCGGAACAGACACCCGGCATCGTCGAGGCGGTCGAGGACACCACGATGGTTTGTGTGTCGGTGCCCGCTCACTGACGAGGGTGACGACAACCGGTCGATCCGACCTCGAACCACCCGCGGTCGGCTCGCCGACCATCGAGGTCTGTGCCGAATAGTGGTCGGGATGACAGGATTTGAACCTGCGACCCTCCGCTCCCAAAGCGGATGCGCTACCAAGCTGCGCTACATCCCGATAGAGAGCGGGCGACGGGAATCGAACCCGCACCATCAGCTTGGAAGGCTGAGGTTCTACCATTGAACTACGCCCGCACGCATACGACACCCTGGGATCGCCACGATGTCGTCTGCGCCTAGGACTGTACCGAATCCCGGATCCGAAACGCCAATCGCCGCGACGGCTCGGGCCGGCCGGGACGAAATCTTCGTCACAGTGCCGTGAACCCAGCATCCCTCCGGCGCGCCGCATCCGACACGCGTAACACGCCGCTCACGACACGCAGGCGAAGCTGTAACACTCCTGCCTGATCAGCGATGACAAGGACGGTCGCCATTCGCGAGATATCGGAACAGGTTGTAAAACACC from Nocardia wallacei carries:
- a CDS encoding MerR family transcriptional regulator; translated protein: MSDAPNHPDELVGIGAAARRYGLAESALRYWEQRGLLRPARRRSRWRLYGPEELHRIGLIHMWRETGRLNLDEIEQILTARNDNWRRAVRGRIAAIEQQQQRLAAARAHLEHLLHCPDDNPAEQCPYLREMTAARAVSTSNRDA
- a CDS encoding flavin-containing monooxygenase gives rise to the protein MDVEYCETVIIGAGQQGCGVAAALQDIGREAVVLERAEIGQAWAHERWDSLLVGSGNRSVRFPGWDYDGDDPNGFMSGPELAEHLRRYVARRKLRVRQHTPVREVECPATAHDGDEVRFRTHLATGGVVESRNLVAAVGGYAKPRVPGLASDVDPVVVQLHSRDYRNPESLPDGAVLVVGAGISGQQIADELADRGRRVFLSVGRHRTYPRHYRGRTIHEWMYVFSLYDDFVTPDPRHVGEDRRRLPGLPVTAVKDGAGELNLGTLAEKGVTLVGSTRAARGHVLELADNVEEIARDAARSLREVLDTIDTGLRRRGFVAPEQHPAPTVRTDHITDFGPTLDLARHHIGTIIWCTGFGPDYAILPGRALDEHGVPIQQKGILGSIPGLYYAGLPDGNSLAPAAISANVENGRFIARQIHIDHIMRSGSSASLMV
- a CDS encoding cupin domain-containing protein, translating into MAVTPPRARRFGSEIGSDAVRFGDRILIAPALDKAAGESMSAYTTFLYAGARADLPAPYAEIWVVLDGTLRVGGEGDAVTVGAGDFVHVPEQTPGIVEAVEDTTMVCVSVPAH
- a CDS encoding TetR/AcrR family transcriptional regulator, whose amino-acid sequence is MKRSPARLSKQARREQLLDTAMAVVRAHGADRLTLPTLAEAAGVSRPIVYDHFDTRPRLLLALYRRLDERHRAATEQALRDAAPEPREIARVMSAAYFACATDMPEFNAISAALKGDPEMEAIQHELLDGYTAMMAAALAPHSDLTAEALRLRCTGVLGAAEAIATELNHGRTTASEAAAALADLIVGSTAAAKPRSAQRN
- a CDS encoding NB-ARC domain-containing protein, producing the protein MDVPRQIPPRNGNFVDRQAVLAAVEDHAAGAAGNATVVIKGLPGVGKTAVVTELMHRLAEDYHGGQLYHRLSDTTSIPDLLANSLVALGVRREDLPDLAEARHGHYLTLTRGRRMLVVLDGAATAAQVSWLEPADGGSLIVVTGRNSAADLSRGGRVFELDPLPGDEARALLGRIVGPQRVAAEPDAVGRIVALCAAMPFALCVVGSMIAQHPARRIGSFADLLSSDRRRSTALSLPEIFDAAYTSLSETARECYRALGLRSHAGTLSAAALTAALNLPADEVDWCAIELANLHLIAEREHGYEINDLVRVHARGLADSERDRREERLIDYYDRGLKAADTLLAPNRPWRNLLFPSVRFPGPGTGEFTDADGAREWLRREHDNLVVALEYALGADRDALVVRWCVLLWPFQEQDKRLDAMLAVNAHGITAAERSTMAEAASFLHTQAGFVHYWRQEASPAAASFERGVQAARMLPASRLAAQLEASALEGLGLAQLVGGAVVEARDTLRHNYELARGIGDGRRLALAALHRAKVEEPGPALTLLADAQNFFAAAQRPEPDNVAKILAWRGRKLLEQGGAVGEAEDLLQSARTVMRQRRRRFDEAEILVALGDCASAAGNRAAALERYRAGQAIYSDLAFRAIAAGVQEKIDTVSAE
- a CDS encoding polysaccharide pyruvyl transferase family protein, which gives rise to MTGWPSFVHGEATAGDVASMRRVCDVLASAGIPHDSAWSPAFHPDALHLDDADSRQYSHLVFVCGPAHGEQVRQLHERYATCRRIAVGVSVLDPQDASVTGFHRVLPRDDPETARPDLAVAAGMTTVPVVGVALAPGQSEYGAARRHRSVHEALERWLGELDCARLAIDTRLASDDWRQCATPDQLASIFARLDAVITTRLHGLVFGLRAGVPVLAADPVAGGGKVTAQARALDWPALVSADQTLDRDRLDRWWQWCLSPAGRERAGRREFVATEPLAGKLLDELLTRR
- a CDS encoding saccharopine dehydrogenase; amino-acid sequence: MAQSKSVLIMGGSGQAGGGAAALLRQWHPRLPLTIAGRNAERAARVAADLGNATAVTLDLRRSDLGLPAEPAYSAVIAAVWDAQLHGLRYAQRNAVPYLGISSGLVDIGPEVVAGAQRPGAAPILLASHYLAGLVVLATLHFAREFDRVDAIRIGAVLDETDAGGPAAIADLERLLAATSAGLIRRDGVFTWLPEEQAGAEVRRIDGTSLPGRTIPILDVPSLALATGAPEVRFDFAVGESASRRRGGPPSLETRIELAGVGPAGTSLTRSRYLFHPAGQRPLTALGVALGAERLLGLRGDPVAAGLHTPEGLVDPAHAVERMIEVGATFTDA